In a single window of the Diospyros lotus cultivar Yz01 chromosome 10, ASM1463336v1, whole genome shotgun sequence genome:
- the LOC127811186 gene encoding uncharacterized protein LOC127811186 yields MGNCIKKEASASWGGDDWSCLTTTPQSPFSGETGRGKKCNKNDNKKKTEETEPAGGGPRLVKIKLKRKELEELLGRAELQGMSAKEVVERLMGGCDGYSRSHETSRPWRPALQSIPEVN; encoded by the coding sequence ATGGGCAACTGCATCAAGAAAGAAGCCTCGGCGAGCTGGGGCGGCGACGACTGGAGCTGTCTGACGACGACCCCCCAATCGCCATTCTCCGGCGAAACAGGCCGTGGAAAGAAGTGCAACAAGAACgacaacaagaagaagacgGAAGAAACAGAACCAGCCGGCGGAGGGCCGAGACTGGTGAAGATCAAGCTCAAGAGAAAGGAGCTGGAGGAGCTGCTGGGGAGGGCCGAGCTGCAGGGGATGTCGGCGAAGGAGGTGGTGGAGCGGCTGATGGGAGGCTGCGACGGGTATAGCCGGAGCCACGAGACAAGCCGGCCTTGGAGGCCGGCCCTGCAGAGCATTCCGGAGGTTAATTGA